DNA from Amorphoplanes friuliensis DSM 7358:
CCCGAGACGCTGCCACCGCAGAGACGCAGCACCGGCGGCCTCCGCGCCACCGCCCGGGCCGCCCGCGGGCTGTTCCAGGACCGGATCTTCCTCGGGTACGCCCTGGCCCAGGCCTTCGCGTTCGCCGCCCTGTTCGGTTACATCTCCGGCTCGTCCTTCGTGCTGCAGGACGGGTACGGCCTGTCCCCCACGACGTTCGGCGTGATCTTCGGGCTCAACGCGTGCGGTCTGGTGGTGCTGAGCCAGGCGAACGGCAAACTGCTGGACAGGTTCCCACCGCGGCGCCTGCTGCTGACCAGCCTGTCCACGCAGGCGATCGCCGGGGTGACCGTGCTGGTCGCCGCCGTCGCCGGCAGCCTGCCGGTGCTGATCGCCGGGCTGTTCCTGCTGGTCGGCGCGATCGGCATGGTGATGCCGAACTCGACCGCGCTGGCCCTGGACCGCCACCCCGAACGGGCCGGGACCGCGGCCGCGCTGCTCGGCGGTCTGCAGTCGGTGGTCGCGGCGCTGGCGGCCCCGCTGGTCGGTTTCGGCGACCCCGGGCTCGGCCTGCCGATGGCCCTGGCCATTCTGTCCTTCGCGCTGGTGGCACTGCTCTCGGTGCTCGTGCTCGC
Protein-coding regions in this window:
- a CDS encoding multidrug effflux MFS transporter encodes the protein MYRPSVSTQPTAPATDTDPAPRGPLLMVMLGLITAIGPLSLDMYLPALPAIAGDFDVPAAQIQLSLTTCLIGLALGQLVCGPLSDRWGRRRLVIIGVGGYAVFSLLCALAPNAPALAGLRLLQGFAGGAGIVVARAIVRDLHSGRAAAKYFSRLTLIVGVAPIAAPSLGGAVLTVTSWPGIFVALGLIALLVTLLIAVRLPETLPPQRRSTGGLRATARAARGLFQDRIFLGYALAQAFAFAALFGYISGSSFVLQDGYGLSPTTFGVIFGLNACGLVVLSQANGKLLDRFPPRRLLLTSLSTQAIAGVTVLVAAVAGSLPVLIAGLFLLVGAIGMVMPNSTALALDRHPERAGTAAALLGGLQSVVAALAAPLVGFGDPGLGLPMALAILSFALVALLSVLVLARRG